One segment of Pleomorphomonas sp. PLEO DNA contains the following:
- a CDS encoding glycosyltransferase family 4 protein, with product MPRVNRIAFIGNSLPRRCGIATFTTELQRAVAAHRPRLETSIVAMNDVGQIYAYPDTVRIEIGEDRPEDYLAAAELLNSNQVDVVSLQHEFGIFGGEAGSNILPLLSRLAVPVVTTLHTVLAEPTAAQRRVIERIVRVSARVVVMAEKGRQMLKDIYGIPADKIEVIPHGVPDVPFETSDLTKQAEGYENHKIILTFGLLSPNKGIEVMIDAMPAILSACPSAVYVVLGATHPNLIRDEGEAYRESLVARVEALGIKDHVVFLNQFVDQATLLRHISMCDVYVTPYLKEAQMTSGTLAYSFGLGRAVVSTPYWHAAELLADGGGILVPFGDSAAIGQAVAGLLCDDAKRRELALGAYQRSRSMTWKHTAERYIKAFESVIARHPQKLAATDSLAAMARTADRTPELSTDHLLSMCDDTGLFQHAVYATPDRTHGYCVDDNARGLLLATTLEHAGESDLPDHLVGSFAAFVQHAFNPDTGRFRNFMSFDRRWLEDVGSEDSHGRTLWALGECARHATDLSRRQWASALFTKALPVVEDFHSPRALAATLLGLVPFRASHPDDGMASRLQTLLSRRLMASIVAAEAPNWIWFEAGLSYDNARLPQALISTGLATRQGSVVRAGLRTLDWLIAIQTAPSGVFRPVGSNSFGTLHEKPQPFDQQPLEAAATISACVAAWTATRNLKWKIEAERAFAWFMGINDLSVPLVDTKTGRCRDGLHYDRANENCGAESVVSYLLGLSEIRKLVRVRNVQAEVLPVVKLLQSERPPTTTTAIQ from the coding sequence ATGCCCAGGGTCAACCGAATTGCCTTCATCGGCAACTCCCTTCCTCGGCGGTGCGGTATCGCCACCTTCACAACGGAACTTCAAAGGGCAGTCGCCGCGCATCGTCCTCGACTTGAAACATCAATCGTGGCGATGAATGATGTGGGCCAAATCTACGCCTATCCTGACACCGTCCGGATTGAGATCGGCGAGGATCGGCCGGAGGACTATCTGGCCGCCGCCGAGCTCCTGAACAGCAACCAGGTCGACGTGGTCTCCCTCCAGCACGAATTCGGCATTTTTGGCGGGGAGGCCGGCAGCAACATCCTTCCCTTGCTATCTCGCTTGGCTGTCCCGGTGGTGACCACCTTGCACACCGTGCTAGCCGAGCCCACGGCTGCCCAGCGCCGGGTGATCGAGCGCATCGTCCGGGTTTCGGCACGAGTGGTCGTGATGGCTGAAAAGGGCCGTCAGATGCTCAAGGACATTTACGGCATTCCGGCGGACAAGATCGAAGTCATTCCGCACGGCGTACCGGACGTTCCCTTTGAGACCTCGGACCTCACCAAGCAGGCCGAGGGCTATGAGAACCACAAGATCATTCTCACCTTCGGACTGCTGTCGCCCAACAAGGGCATCGAGGTGATGATCGATGCCATGCCCGCCATCCTGTCGGCATGTCCGTCAGCCGTTTATGTGGTGCTCGGTGCCACCCATCCCAATTTGATCCGAGATGAAGGCGAAGCCTACCGCGAGAGTCTGGTGGCACGGGTCGAGGCGCTTGGCATCAAGGATCACGTGGTATTCCTCAACCAGTTTGTCGACCAAGCTACGCTGCTTCGTCACATTTCGATGTGCGACGTCTACGTCACGCCCTATCTCAAGGAAGCGCAGATGACCTCTGGAACGCTTGCCTACAGTTTCGGGCTGGGTCGGGCGGTCGTCTCGACGCCTTATTGGCATGCCGCTGAGCTCCTCGCCGACGGCGGAGGCATTCTGGTACCTTTTGGTGATAGCGCAGCGATCGGACAGGCCGTTGCCGGTCTTCTCTGCGATGACGCAAAGCGGCGGGAGCTGGCACTCGGCGCCTATCAGCGCAGCCGGTCCATGACTTGGAAACACACGGCCGAGCGTTATATCAAGGCGTTTGAAAGCGTAATTGCTCGGCATCCGCAAAAGCTGGCCGCGACGGACAGCCTTGCGGCCATGGCCCGAACGGCAGACCGGACACCTGAACTCAGTACGGATCATCTGTTGTCGATGTGCGACGACACCGGCCTCTTCCAGCACGCTGTGTATGCCACTCCGGACCGGACCCACGGCTATTGCGTCGACGACAACGCCCGTGGTTTGTTGCTGGCAACGACGCTGGAGCATGCTGGCGAATCCGACTTGCCTGATCATCTGGTGGGGAGCTTCGCCGCGTTCGTCCAGCATGCCTTCAATCCCGATACTGGCCGCTTTCGTAATTTCATGAGCTTTGATCGTCGCTGGCTGGAGGACGTAGGGTCCGAAGATAGCCATGGGCGTACGCTGTGGGCTCTTGGCGAATGTGCCCGCCATGCGACCGATCTGTCGCGACGGCAGTGGGCATCGGCTCTCTTCACTAAAGCCCTGCCGGTGGTTGAGGACTTCCACTCACCTCGCGCTTTGGCCGCCACTCTGCTCGGCCTCGTGCCGTTCCGCGCCTCTCATCCTGACGATGGCATGGCGAGCCGGCTCCAGACGCTTCTTTCCCGTCGTCTGATGGCGTCGATCGTGGCGGCGGAGGCGCCGAACTGGATATGGTTCGAGGCGGGACTCTCGTATGACAATGCACGACTCCCGCAAGCCCTGATTTCAACCGGTCTGGCTACCAGGCAGGGCTCCGTGGTTCGGGCTGGCCTCAGGACTCTCGATTGGCTGATCGCGATACAGACGGCACCATCGGGTGTGTTTCGTCCTGTCGGCTCGAACTCCTTCGGCACATTGCACGAGAAACCTCAGCCCTTTGATCAGCAGCCCCTCGAAGCGGCGGCGACGATTTCAGCCTGCGTCGCCGCATGGACTGCAACCAGAAACCTGAAATGGAAGATCGAGGCCGAACGCGCCTTTGCCTGGTTTATGGGTATCAATGACCTTTCCGTCCCGCTCGTTGATACCAAGACGGGGCGGTGCCGCGATGGGCTGCATTACGACCGCGCGAATGAGAACTGTGGGGCGGAGTCGGTTGTCTCCTACCTGCTCGGTCTCTCGGAAATCCGCAAGCTGGTTCGGGTGCGCAACGTCCAGGCGGAAGTTCTCCCCGTTGTGAAACTTCTGCAGTCTGAGCGGCCGCCCACTACTACAACGGCCATCCAGTGA
- the argS gene encoding arginine--tRNA ligase, whose amino-acid sequence MNIFQVFGERIRSAIASLLLDVPADVLSRIAVEPPRDASHGDVATNAAMLLAKPLGKKPRDLAEDIAAMLRSDPDVEAVEVAGPGFINLRISPAFWTNFLKVSLAEGLDVGATSLGKSLKVNVEYVSANPTGPMHVGHCRGAVVGDALAQLLAKAGFDVTKEYYINDAGGQIDVLARSVFLRYREALGETIEIPEGLYPGDYLKPVGEALKATWGDRLLTMPESEWLPVIKKLAVDMMMDMIRADLAMLGVRHDLFFSEKTLHDPRGNEPSEIAEMIEEFRQRDLVYDGRLPPPKGQLPDDWEDREQVLFRSSNAGDDVDRALVKSDGSYTYFAADVAYMRSKYQRGFKQMIFILGADHGGYVKRLEAVGSAISGGTVEVIVRLCQLVKLYRGGEPVKMSKRSGDFVTLAEVVEEVGRDAVRFMMLMRKNDAPLDFDFVKVKEQSKDNPVFYVQYAHARCYSILRQARETAPEAAAADESAAPLELLADPSELALIRKLAEFPRVVDAAAGSHEPHRVAFYLYELASDFHGHWNAGKENVSLRFVNPDEPLLTHARLALVKAVRNVIASGLEVLGVNAPEEMR is encoded by the coding sequence ATGAATATCTTCCAGGTGTTCGGCGAGCGCATTCGCTCGGCCATCGCTTCTTTGCTGCTTGACGTTCCCGCTGATGTGCTCTCCCGCATCGCCGTCGAGCCGCCGCGCGATGCGAGCCATGGCGATGTTGCCACCAACGCCGCCATGCTCTTGGCAAAGCCGCTGGGCAAGAAGCCGCGCGACCTCGCCGAGGATATCGCCGCGATGCTCCGGAGCGATCCGGATGTCGAGGCGGTCGAAGTGGCTGGCCCTGGGTTCATCAACCTCCGCATTTCCCCGGCCTTCTGGACCAATTTCCTGAAAGTGTCGCTGGCCGAGGGCCTCGACGTCGGCGCGACCAGCCTCGGCAAGAGCCTCAAGGTCAACGTCGAATATGTGTCTGCCAACCCAACAGGCCCGATGCATGTTGGCCATTGCCGGGGCGCCGTCGTGGGCGATGCGTTGGCCCAGTTGCTGGCCAAGGCCGGCTTCGATGTCACCAAGGAATATTACATCAATGACGCCGGTGGTCAGATCGACGTGCTGGCCCGCTCTGTCTTTCTGCGCTACCGCGAGGCTCTCGGTGAGACGATCGAAATTCCCGAAGGCCTCTATCCTGGCGACTATCTGAAGCCGGTTGGCGAAGCGCTCAAGGCCACATGGGGTGATCGGCTGCTGACTATGCCTGAGTCCGAGTGGCTTCCGGTTATCAAGAAGCTCGCCGTCGACATGATGATGGACATGATCCGGGCCGATCTAGCGATGCTCGGTGTGCGGCATGACCTGTTTTTTTCCGAGAAGACGCTGCACGACCCGCGCGGCAACGAGCCTTCCGAGATCGCTGAGATGATCGAGGAGTTTCGCCAGCGCGACCTCGTCTATGACGGCCGCCTGCCGCCGCCCAAGGGCCAGTTGCCCGACGACTGGGAGGATCGCGAGCAGGTGCTGTTCCGCTCCTCCAATGCCGGCGACGATGTCGACCGTGCCTTGGTCAAGTCAGACGGGAGCTACACCTATTTCGCCGCCGACGTCGCCTATATGCGCTCGAAGTATCAGCGCGGCTTCAAGCAGATGATCTTTATTCTCGGCGCCGATCACGGCGGTTACGTCAAGCGGCTCGAGGCCGTCGGCAGCGCCATTTCCGGTGGCACGGTTGAGGTCATCGTTCGCCTTTGCCAACTGGTGAAGCTCTATCGGGGCGGCGAGCCCGTGAAGATGAGCAAACGTTCCGGCGACTTCGTGACGCTGGCCGAAGTTGTCGAAGAGGTCGGCCGCGATGCGGTGCGCTTCATGATGCTCATGCGCAAGAACGACGCGCCGCTCGATTTTGACTTCGTTAAAGTCAAGGAACAGAGCAAGGACAACCCTGTCTTCTACGTCCAGTACGCCCACGCTCGCTGCTATTCCATCCTGCGCCAAGCCCGCGAAACGGCGCCCGAAGCGGCTGCGGCCGACGAATCGGCTGCGCCATTGGAACTGCTTGCCGATCCGTCTGAACTGGCGCTGATACGGAAATTGGCGGAATTTCCACGCGTTGTTGACGCCGCTGCCGGTTCTCATGAGCCACACCGGGTCGCATTTTATCTGTATGAACTGGCTAGCGACTTCCATGGACATTGGAACGCTGGCAAGGAAAATGTAAGTTTGCGTTTTGTTAACCCTGATGAACCACTGTTGACCCATGCGCGCTTGGCTCTGGTCAAGGCGGTCAGGAACGTTATCGCGTCGGGCCTTGAGGTTCTTGGCGTCAATGCGCCCGAAGAGATGAGATAA
- a CDS encoding MFS transporter produces MFTALRIGTLYFGSSFLTANWLTRMPDLLAHLGVDKATMGLALFLGPVGALVTAPIAGPLMDRFAAARVGVWGLVLAAMMVLGIGLAGHWTILAAVLFFAGVGNTLFEIGGNAGVQRLETTSGGKYMAQCHGYWSLGFVCGALSAGLFGQFGVPLVWHLATVGALGIVACGGIARLLPQPMYERILRPVGGAKPPLFTIPSLSLVGLCIMATGVTLAEGAVYDWGTLFLRERLQPSPFWTSAAYGTFPLTMFVGRVLGDWFRARYRASSIVRVCATMTAIGLVGFIFSPHIAISGLSLALMGVGVSLVMPIGVAAAGDKPGDAARNVAAMSMIITSIFLLAPPGVGFVAQHFGLTAAFLMMLPFVAMSGVFAREADPPPADLGSQQKIVGGPAAVGDTKISTT; encoded by the coding sequence GTGTTTACCGCCCTGCGTATCGGCACCCTTTATTTCGGCTCGTCCTTTCTCACAGCCAACTGGCTGACGCGCATGCCGGACCTGCTTGCCCATCTTGGCGTCGACAAGGCGACAATGGGGCTGGCGTTGTTTCTAGGGCCCGTGGGGGCACTGGTCACGGCGCCCATCGCCGGGCCGCTGATGGATCGCTTCGCCGCTGCCCGCGTCGGCGTGTGGGGGCTTGTGCTCGCCGCGATGATGGTACTCGGCATCGGTCTCGCAGGTCACTGGACGATCCTCGCCGCCGTGCTGTTCTTCGCCGGCGTTGGCAATACATTGTTCGAGATCGGTGGCAATGCCGGCGTCCAACGCCTCGAGACGACCTCCGGCGGTAAATACATGGCCCAGTGCCACGGCTATTGGAGCCTTGGCTTTGTCTGCGGGGCGCTTTCAGCAGGCCTGTTCGGCCAGTTTGGCGTGCCCTTGGTCTGGCACCTCGCCACGGTGGGGGCTCTCGGCATCGTCGCTTGTGGCGGGATCGCGCGACTGCTGCCTCAACCGATGTATGAACGGATCCTTCGTCCGGTCGGGGGAGCCAAGCCGCCGCTATTCACCATACCAAGCCTCAGTTTGGTAGGTCTCTGCATCATGGCAACCGGCGTGACGCTGGCAGAGGGCGCGGTTTATGATTGGGGTACGCTGTTCCTGCGCGAACGGCTCCAGCCAAGTCCGTTTTGGACGTCGGCCGCCTACGGCACCTTCCCGCTTACAATGTTTGTCGGCCGGGTGTTGGGCGACTGGTTCCGGGCGCGCTATCGTGCGTCAAGCATCGTCCGCGTCTGCGCTACCATGACGGCCATAGGGCTGGTCGGTTTCATCTTCTCGCCACACATCGCCATCTCCGGTTTGTCATTGGCACTGATGGGTGTTGGCGTGTCGCTGGTCATGCCGATCGGCGTGGCGGCGGCCGGTGACAAGCCGGGCGACGCGGCGCGCAACGTGGCTGCCATGTCGATGATCATCACCTCGATCTTCCTGTTGGCCCCTCCCGGCGTCGGCTTTGTAGCGCAGCATTTCGGCCTGACGGCGGCATTCCTCATGATGTTGCCCTTCGTGGCGATGTCGGGCGTCTTTGCCCGTGAAGCCGATCCGCCGCCGGCCGATCTCGGCAGCCAACAAAAGATAGTTGGCGGGCCTGCCGCCGTTGGTGATACGAAGATTTCAACCACGTAA
- a CDS encoding deoxyguanosinetriphosphate triphosphohydrolase, whose product MVAGLGFGTEPLALFAVHPEESLGRRYSESASPTRTPFQRDRDRIIHSTTFRRLKHKTQVFVFHEGDHYRTRLTHTLEVAQIARALARALRLNEDLAEALALAHDLGHTPFGHTGEDALDACLTGFGGFDHNAQSFRAVTELEHSYAEFDGLNLSWETLEGLVKHNGPLTDADGKAIGRHAERGLPVALLAYPDLQSLKLGTYASAEAQCAAIADDIAYDAHDIDDGLRAGLFSLNDLRPLPLIGGFLEAIEAKYPGLDRHRTIHEITRRLITAMVEDVIAAALARLAAINPLSSDDIRQAGHTIVTFSEKMAAVDAAIKGFLFPRMYRHPEVMRVRRDADRVVKDLFDKYVTHPDFMPEEWRRDLDASDETALARRVGDYIAGMTDRFAIQEHRRWFDDTPELR is encoded by the coding sequence ATCGTGGCAGGTCTTGGGTTTGGTACTGAGCCGCTGGCACTTTTCGCCGTCCATCCCGAGGAGAGTCTCGGCCGGCGTTATTCCGAGTCAGCGAGCCCGACACGCACGCCGTTCCAACGCGATCGCGATCGCATCATCCACTCCACCACCTTCCGCCGCCTGAAGCACAAGACGCAGGTTTTCGTCTTTCATGAAGGCGACCATTACCGGACCCGCCTCACCCATACGCTGGAAGTGGCGCAAATCGCCCGCGCGCTCGCCCGCGCGCTGAGGCTCAACGAGGATCTCGCCGAGGCATTGGCGCTCGCCCATGACCTCGGTCATACGCCGTTCGGCCACACCGGCGAAGATGCGCTCGATGCCTGCCTTACCGGCTTTGGCGGATTCGATCACAATGCTCAGTCCTTCCGGGCGGTTACCGAGCTGGAACACTCCTACGCCGAGTTTGATGGGCTCAACCTGTCTTGGGAAACGCTGGAGGGCCTCGTCAAGCATAACGGTCCGCTGACCGACGCGGACGGCAAGGCGATCGGCCGGCACGCCGAGCGAGGACTGCCGGTGGCACTGCTTGCTTACCCAGACCTACAGTCCCTCAAGCTCGGCACATATGCCAGCGCCGAGGCGCAGTGTGCTGCGATCGCCGACGATATCGCTTATGACGCACACGACATTGACGATGGTTTGCGCGCCGGGTTGTTTTCTCTCAATGATCTCAGGCCGTTGCCGCTTATCGGCGGCTTCCTCGAGGCGATCGAGGCTAAATACCCAGGCCTCGACCGACACCGCACCATCCATGAAATCACCCGTCGGCTGATCACCGCCATGGTCGAGGACGTGATCGCAGCCGCGCTCGCCCGGCTCGCCGCGATCAATCCACTGTCGTCCGACGACATCCGGCAGGCCGGCCACACCATCGTCACCTTTTCCGAGAAGATGGCCGCCGTCGATGCGGCCATCAAAGGGTTTCTCTTCCCTCGCATGTACCGGCACCCCGAGGTGATGCGGGTGCGCCGCGATGCCGACCGTGTGGTCAAGGACCTGTTTGACAAATACGTCACCCATCCGGACTTCATGCCGGAGGAATGGCGGCGCGACCTAGATGCCAGCGATGAGACAGCTCTCGCCCGGCGCGTGGGCGACTATATTGCCGGCATGACCGACCGTTTCGCCATCCAGGAACACCGTCGCTGGTTTGACGATACGCCGGAATTGCGCTAG
- a CDS encoding quinone oxidoreductase, producing MVKAIVVRQTGGPEVMSVEEVEVGMPGPGEVRLRHTAIGVNFIDTYYRNGIYPAPAGLPFIPGAEAVGIVEKVGEGVVQFHPGDRVAYAGSVGAYVEARLISAQRLVRVPDDIDGFTVAASLLKGMTVQYLLRQTFQVTRDHTVLFHAGAGGVGQIAGQWLKSIGATSIATVGSEEKAEIARACGYTHVINYRAEDFVARVGEITRGAKCDVVYDSVGKDTFPASLDCLKPRGLFVSFGNSSGPVSEFSLGILSQKGSLYATRPTLGHYTATRADLDACAEDLFEQIRNEVVTINVGQKFALTNAVACHKAMEARETVGSTLLTV from the coding sequence ATGGTGAAGGCGATTGTCGTCCGTCAAACGGGCGGACCCGAAGTGATGTCCGTCGAGGAAGTCGAAGTCGGTATGCCCGGTCCGGGTGAGGTGCGCCTCAGGCACACGGCGATTGGCGTGAACTTCATCGACACCTACTATCGCAATGGGATCTACCCCGCGCCGGCCGGCTTGCCGTTCATCCCGGGCGCCGAGGCTGTCGGCATCGTGGAAAAGGTGGGTGAGGGTGTTGTTCAGTTTCATCCGGGCGATCGTGTTGCCTATGCCGGATCGGTTGGCGCCTACGTCGAAGCGCGCCTCATCTCGGCGCAGCGGCTCGTCCGCGTTCCCGACGACATCGATGGCTTTACCGTCGCGGCGAGCCTCCTCAAGGGCATGACGGTGCAATATCTGCTGCGCCAGACCTTTCAGGTGACGCGTGACCATACCGTGCTGTTTCATGCTGGCGCCGGTGGTGTCGGTCAGATCGCCGGCCAATGGCTAAAGTCGATCGGTGCGACGTCCATCGCCACGGTCGGTTCGGAAGAGAAGGCGGAGATCGCGAGGGCCTGCGGCTACACCCATGTGATCAACTATCGCGCGGAAGACTTCGTCGCCCGCGTGGGTGAGATAACCCGCGGCGCCAAGTGCGACGTCGTCTATGATTCGGTTGGCAAGGACACGTTCCCGGCCTCGCTCGACTGTTTGAAGCCGCGCGGCCTGTTCGTCTCCTTCGGCAACTCCTCGGGGCCGGTATCGGAATTCAGTCTCGGTATACTGTCGCAGAAAGGATCGCTTTATGCGACCCGCCCGACGCTCGGCCACTACACCGCGACGCGCGCTGACCTCGATGCTTGCGCCGAGGACCTGTTCGAGCAGATACGCAATGAGGTGGTGACGATCAATGTCGGACAGAAGTTCGCGCTGACGAACGCCGTCGCCTGCCACAAGGCCATGGAGGCTCGGGAGACAGTCGGCTCGACGCTACTGACCGTCTGA
- a CDS encoding DnaJ C-terminal domain-containing protein, with protein sequence MDPDLGKGDAYLDDPYATLGLTQAASQGEIRHAYRKLAKRYHPDLNPGKPKAEALFKKVSLANELLSDPERRARFDRGEIDAAGQERPPQPTYRDFAEGDAGHRYGAANEFSDLFGSIFDSVHRKTGSSQASGQDELYSLDVNFLEAVNGATRRLTLPDGRSLDVTIPAGTEDGQVLRLKGQGTVSSHGGVNGNALIEIHVALHRWFHRDGRDIRIDVPMTLGEAVLGGAIEVPTPGGLVRMRIPPHSDTGTKLRLRGRGVPAHGKEAAGDLQVTLRVMIGAADPALEAFLTTWTPEHANNPRRAMETTS encoded by the coding sequence ATCGATCCGGATCTCGGTAAAGGAGACGCGTATTTGGACGATCCCTATGCCACTCTCGGCCTCACACAGGCCGCCAGCCAGGGCGAAATACGTCATGCTTACCGCAAGCTGGCAAAGCGATACCATCCCGACCTCAACCCCGGCAAACCCAAGGCCGAGGCTTTGTTCAAGAAGGTTTCGCTGGCCAACGAACTGTTGTCCGATCCCGAACGGCGCGCCCGCTTCGATCGCGGCGAGATCGATGCCGCCGGACAGGAGCGCCCGCCGCAGCCGACCTATCGCGACTTCGCTGAGGGTGATGCCGGCCATCGCTATGGCGCCGCGAACGAATTTTCCGACCTCTTCGGCTCGATATTCGACAGTGTTCACCGTAAGACCGGCAGTAGCCAAGCTTCCGGACAGGACGAACTCTATTCGCTCGACGTCAACTTCCTCGAAGCCGTGAACGGCGCGACGCGTCGCCTGACATTGCCGGACGGTCGATCGCTGGATGTCACCATCCCGGCCGGCACCGAGGATGGTCAGGTGTTGCGGCTAAAGGGACAGGGCACCGTCAGTAGCCATGGCGGGGTCAATGGCAACGCCTTGATCGAGATTCACGTCGCATTACATCGTTGGTTCCACCGTGACGGCCGCGACATCCGGATTGACGTACCGATGACGCTGGGGGAGGCCGTTCTGGGTGGCGCGATCGAAGTGCCGACGCCTGGCGGCCTAGTCCGCATGCGCATCCCGCCGCACTCGGACACTGGAACAAAACTGCGTCTGCGCGGACGTGGAGTGCCTGCGCATGGCAAGGAGGCCGCCGGCGACCTGCAAGTCACCCTGCGGGTGATGATCGGTGCGGCCGACCCCGCTCTCGAGGCCTTCCTGACTACTTGGACACCGGAGCACGCAAACAACCCGAGGCGAGCGATGGAGACTACATCATGA
- the erpA gene encoding iron-sulfur cluster insertion protein ErpA has protein sequence MEALAANITMTAGAARRIFKVLEKQPSKTALRISVEGGGCSGFSYHFDLVEGQNADDLAVTRDGATVLIDAVSLPFMDGSEIDFVDDLMGQSFKINNPNATSSCGCGTSFSV, from the coding sequence ATGGAAGCTCTCGCCGCCAACATCACCATGACCGCCGGTGCCGCGCGTCGGATTTTCAAGGTATTGGAGAAGCAGCCGAGCAAGACGGCGTTGCGGATCTCGGTCGAGGGTGGTGGCTGCTCCGGATTTTCCTATCACTTCGACCTCGTCGAGGGGCAAAATGCCGATGATCTCGCCGTCACGCGCGATGGCGCGACGGTGCTGATCGATGCGGTTTCGCTGCCTTTCATGGACGGCTCCGAGATCGACTTCGTCGACGACCTGATGGGCCAGTCCTTCAAGATCAACAATCCGAACGCCACATCCAGCTGCGGCTGCGGCACATCATTTTCCGTCTGA
- a CDS encoding general stress protein has product MHANNSVVAIFDSHETAEGAVKKLTAGGFDMKNLSIVGKGYHTEEKVVGFYSTGDRVRFWGARGAFWGGLWGLFLSGMFVTVPFIGSVVVLGYFAATLVSALETAVVVGGLSALGAGFYSLGIPKDSVLEYESAIRADSFVVMAHGSADEVAKAKEILSGASASRVDVHLAPAAKNVPVAVHA; this is encoded by the coding sequence ATGCACGCCAACAATTCCGTGGTCGCCATCTTCGATAGCCATGAGACCGCCGAAGGGGCTGTGAAGAAGCTCACCGCCGGTGGCTTCGACATGAAGAACCTGTCCATCGTCGGAAAAGGGTATCACACAGAAGAGAAGGTCGTCGGATTCTACAGCACTGGAGACCGCGTCCGCTTCTGGGGAGCTCGCGGCGCATTCTGGGGAGGACTGTGGGGTTTGTTCTTGAGCGGCATGTTTGTCACCGTGCCGTTCATCGGCAGCGTTGTTGTGCTCGGATACTTCGCCGCCACGCTGGTGTCGGCTCTGGAGACCGCCGTCGTGGTCGGCGGGCTCAGCGCGCTTGGTGCCGGCTTCTACAGTCTTGGCATCCCTAAGGACAGCGTCCTTGAATATGAGTCCGCCATTCGCGCCGACAGCTTCGTCGTCATGGCGCATGGCAGTGCCGATGAGGTGGCCAAGGCCAAAGAGATTCTGTCCGGCGCGTCGGCGTCCCGCGTTGACGTTCATCTCGCGCCGGCAGCCAAGAACGTGCCAGTGGCTGTTCACGCCTGA
- a CDS encoding chaperone modulator CbpM has translation MIDIDVLIAREPGLSRQDLDQWISDEWVRADRTADQWTFQEIDVARVRLIRTLREDMAIDDDVLPLVLSLLDQIYDMRRRLHRLAAVERGGAKTYE, from the coding sequence ATGATCGACATCGACGTTCTCATTGCCCGTGAGCCCGGCCTAAGCCGGCAGGACCTCGATCAGTGGATTTCCGACGAATGGGTACGGGCGGATCGCACGGCTGATCAATGGACCTTTCAAGAGATCGATGTTGCGCGCGTGCGGCTGATCCGCACATTGCGGGAGGACATGGCGATCGATGACGACGTGCTGCCGCTCGTCCTGTCGCTGCTGGATCAGATCTATGACATGCGTCGTCGCTTACACCGCCTCGCGGCGGTCGAGAGGGGCGGCGCGAAGACCTACGAGTGA